Proteins from one Bactrocera neohumeralis isolate Rockhampton chromosome 3, APGP_CSIRO_Bneo_wtdbg2-racon-allhic-juicebox.fasta_v2, whole genome shotgun sequence genomic window:
- the LOC126752208 gene encoding uncharacterized protein LOC126752208, translated as MQTAADVPIEMTNKETEQTTKLPTPISGTIISTNGLKITSRLNPDAKEFYPSYLLRQKIMREIGDVGGGSALTHNANVLKVIKLDGITGSNPIGTDMNALKEKIDDAKAKEANAKQVVDEIKATNVGEPVKVNSDSGTGLDVELKEELNKKQEGAVVLATKVTVPQLNLDTGKTTKPVEEDVRGSEEDSTDFEDAEGEPMIQPVSAQANKLQLNQLELNNAETKATCDKGETPTIRNNSELGENVSDEENREQYSDQSSNETLNEFKCKEDTESVEVSELSEENELAEEEASHELPQILEEIKEFNSLCGDGDGDVECEADGICECGGIGDGDVPPEHNTLQPQQQPNDKPTNETDIDIATGGSTETPLETPNEVCKSLTSKSHLGKVKLLKEKEDKKKTEKRTTLRKLASISLSLRGKNSAHHSEKTSTRSSSSVMTRTKRLSESLHNLTMGHKPKTDSKKTECSSRLLPRSATNIPRPPTARARTTLSRATTESNGMNYKAPKTRITSSVSTANHSAAKDTTSLKSVSSTEQSLAAKTTTHPAKKSLVSKSSNAALEKSGIPTVTATKSKDSVGKVRPRGTHASTLRQNEAQKRRNLFPNDDVESNIELSQFLFK; from the exons ATGCAAACAGCCGCCGATGTGCCCATAGAAATGACAAATAAAGAAACAGAGCAAACAACCAAGCTGCCAACGCCGATAAGTGGCACCATTATTTCCACCAATGGACTCAAAATCACATCCAGGTTGAATCCGGACGCCAAGGAATTCTATCCCTCATATTTATTGCGACAGAAAATTATGCGAGAAATTGGCGACGTCGGCGGTGGTAGTGCGCTGACGCATAATGCAAATGTTTTGAAGGTTATAAAACTCGACGGTATAACGGGATCAAATCCAATAGGGACAGATATGAATGCGCTGAAGGAAAAAATAGACGATGCCAAAGCAAAAGAAGCCAATGCAAAACAAGTTGTGGACGAAATAAAAGCGACGAACGTGGGAGAGCCAGTCAAAGTCAATAGTGACAGTGGCACAGGCCTGGATGTCGAATTGAAAGAAGAATTGAACAAGAAACAAGAAGGAGCAGTGGTATTGGCAACTAAAGTTACAGTTCCGCAGTTGAACCTGGATACCGGAAAAACAACGAAGCCTGTGGAAGAAGACGTAAGAGGCTCTGAAGAGGACAGCACAGACTTTGAGGATGCCGAGGGAGAACCGATGATACAGCCGGTGAGCGCACAAGCGAATAAATTGCAACTAAACCAATTAGAATTGAATAATGCTGAGACAAAAGCGACCTGTGACAAAGGAGAGACACCTACTATACGCAACAACAGTGAGCTTGGCGAGAACGTAAGTGATGAAGAGAATCGCGAGCAATACTCCGATCAGAGCTCCAATGAAACACTCAACGAGTTCAAGTGTAAAGAAGACACCGAATCCGTTGAAGTTAGTGAGCTCAGCGAAGAGAATGAACTAGCCGAAGAAGAGGCTTCGCATGAACTACCACAAATCCTAGAGGAAATAAAAGAGTTCAACAGTTTGTGCGGTGATGGTGATGGCGATGTGGAATGCGAAGCGGATGGTATATGTGAATGTGGTGGCATAGGCGATGGTGATGTGCCGCCAGAACATAATACActgcaaccacaacaacaaccaaacgaCAAACCAACAAATGAAACGGATATTGATATAGCAACAGGTGGCAGCACCGAAACGCCACTGGAAACACCAAATGAGGTGTGTAAGAGCCTGACTAGTAAGTCACACCTCGGCAAGGTTAAGCTACTCAAGGAGAAGGAGGATAAGAAGAAGACTGAGAAGCGTACTACATTACGCAAATTGGCGAGCATTAGTTTGAGCTTGCGCGGCAAGAATAGCGCACATCACAGCGAGAAGACGTCGACACGCAGCAGCTCTTCGGTGATGACGCGCACCAAACGTCTCTCGGAAAGTCTACACAATCTCACCATGGGACACAAGCCGAAGACGGATAGCAAGAAGACAGAGTGTAGCAGCCGCCTATTGCCGCGCAGCGCCACCAACATACCACGACCACCAACAGCACGCGCACGCACGACTCTTAGCCGGGCAACAACCGAGTCCAATGGCATGAACTATAAAGCGCCGAAAACGCGCATAACCAGCAGCGTCTCAACCGCCAACCATAGTGCCGCGAAAGATACCACCTCACTCAAATCGGTGAGCTCAACGGAGCAAAGTTTAGCTGCGAA AACCACCACACACCCGGCCAAGAAGTCGCTCGTCAGCAAGTCGTCAAATGCCGCGCTTGAAAAGTCCGGCATACCCACTGTCACAGCGACCAAATCCAAGGATTCGGTGGGCAAAGTACGTCCGCGTGGCACGCACGCCTCCACTTTGCGTCAAAATGAGGCGCAAAAG CGTCGTAATCTATTTCCGAACGATGATGTCGAATCGAATATTGAATTgtcacaatttttgtttaagtaa